In Nocardia yunnanensis, one DNA window encodes the following:
- a CDS encoding ABC transporter substrate-binding protein: MSTSPGVHDRRNFLRGSAVAALAILGGGALAACTSAVDQAKGGGADAQPVRGGTLKYGVTVDLLPANILTNTGTTPYVVGLVFESLVRYPHDRLEPQPQLATKWAVSPDGKTVTLDLRDDVTFHSGRPFTSKDVEFALRTYADSKWSAQLKSTAAVITGFDTGDPHRIVLTLAHPLSNLFDLLDTVPIVDSESIDQLATGDKIVGTGPFKFTQRVPNSQLVFERNPDYRVKDRPYLDRVELSVISDSQAQLNALRTGQIHLADSITYRDLENLAKADGFHVVRYEGAELQFYVGTNVANPALADVRLRQAIAYAIDRDRIVSEVFRGAGYALNAPWPKSSPAYDESRNTRYSRDPAKAKQILAQLPKPPKLPLTYNTSLESYEETAQIIQANLAEIGVEVELQPVDNAAFVKQLIGGQFPGLWITDHSWAQFVPSTLTVSAYPFNALKNASHYESPAYVSAADAAWQLPSGTGPEAVRAYQALSDQLLDGLFLIEIGVRLAQAGATSKLHGFDWTKRRETVFTEAFLA; the protein is encoded by the coding sequence ATGAGTACGTCCCCCGGCGTTCACGACCGCCGAAATTTCCTGCGCGGCAGCGCCGTTGCCGCCCTGGCGATCCTCGGCGGCGGCGCGCTGGCCGCCTGCACCTCGGCGGTCGATCAGGCCAAGGGCGGCGGCGCCGACGCGCAGCCGGTGCGCGGCGGCACCCTGAAGTACGGCGTCACCGTGGATCTCCTGCCCGCGAACATCCTGACCAACACCGGCACCACGCCCTATGTCGTCGGCCTGGTCTTCGAGAGCCTGGTGCGCTACCCGCACGACAGGCTGGAGCCGCAGCCGCAGCTGGCGACCAAGTGGGCGGTGTCGCCGGACGGCAAGACCGTCACCCTCGATCTTCGCGACGACGTGACCTTCCACAGCGGCCGGCCCTTCACCTCGAAGGACGTCGAATTCGCGCTGCGCACCTATGCGGACTCGAAGTGGTCGGCGCAGCTCAAGAGCACCGCGGCGGTGATCACCGGCTTCGACACCGGTGATCCGCACCGGATCGTGCTCACCCTCGCGCATCCGCTGAGCAATCTGTTCGATCTGCTCGACACCGTGCCGATCGTGGACAGCGAGTCCATCGATCAGCTGGCCACGGGTGACAAGATCGTCGGCACCGGTCCGTTCAAGTTCACCCAGCGGGTTCCCAACTCGCAGCTGGTCTTCGAACGCAACCCCGACTACCGGGTCAAGGATCGCCCGTACCTCGATCGGGTCGAGCTCAGCGTCATCTCCGACAGCCAGGCCCAGCTCAACGCCCTGCGCACCGGCCAGATCCATCTCGCCGACTCCATCACCTACCGCGATCTCGAGAACCTCGCCAAGGCCGACGGCTTCCACGTCGTGCGGTACGAAGGCGCGGAACTGCAGTTCTACGTCGGCACCAATGTCGCCAATCCGGCGCTCGCCGATGTGCGGCTGCGGCAGGCCATCGCCTACGCCATCGACCGCGACCGCATTGTCAGCGAGGTGTTCCGGGGCGCGGGCTATGCGCTGAACGCGCCGTGGCCCAAGAGCTCGCCCGCCTACGACGAATCCCGCAACACCCGATACTCGCGAGATCCGGCCAAGGCCAAGCAGATTCTGGCTCAGCTGCCCAAGCCGCCCAAGCTGCCGCTGACCTACAACACCTCGCTCGAGAGCTACGAGGAGACCGCGCAGATCATCCAGGCCAATCTGGCCGAGATCGGTGTCGAGGTGGAATTGCAGCCGGTCGACAATGCCGCGTTCGTGAAACAGCTGATCGGCGGCCAGTTCCCGGGCCTGTGGATCACCGATCACTCGTGGGCGCAATTCGTGCCGTCCACCCTCACCGTCAGCGCCTACCCCTTCAACGCGCTCAAGAACGCCTCGCACTACGAGTCACCCGCCTACGTGTCCGCCGCCGACGCCGCCTGGCAGCTGCCCAGCGGCACCGGACCCGAGGCCGTGCGCGCCTACCAGGCGCTCAGCGATCAATTGCTGGACGGGCTGTTCCTCATCGAGATCGGCGTGCGGCTGGCGCAGGCCGGCGCGACCAGCAAGCTGCACGGCTTCGACTGGACCAAGCGCCGCGAAACCGTGTTCACCGAGGCGTTCCTGGCATGA
- a CDS encoding ABC transporter permease translates to MSNLDLPETNPAPTEPATRLPGVLLAGIPADRVDSGQKHAGMTGALLRGQGLVGLLLVAVVVVAALGAGLLTKYGPLEQIPGANLLGPSGSHWLGTDQLNRDVFSRLLHGVRVDLLIAFSAVPLGAVIGSLAGLLASVNEFADVLAQRVFDLILAFPTLIFAIALTAITGPGAHAVVIVIVAAEIPIFGRQIRTAVLAVREQPFVEAAEIIGANTGWVLRKHVLPNVIEPLAVQFALSLSLAVFVDSAMSFLGIGVRPPDPSLGSIIAESTRNLDANPAMAIGPLLVVSALTLGFLLIAQALGRARRIG, encoded by the coding sequence ATGAGCAACCTAGATCTCCCAGAGACGAACCCCGCGCCCACCGAGCCGGCCACTCGTCTTCCCGGCGTGCTTTTGGCCGGGATCCCCGCGGACAGGGTGGATTCCGGCCAAAAACATGCCGGAATGACGGGGGCGCTGCTCCGCGGGCAGGGGTTGGTGGGGTTGCTGCTGGTCGCGGTGGTCGTTGTCGCGGCGCTGGGGGCTGGGTTGCTGACGAAATACGGTCCGCTCGAACAGATCCCAGGGGCCAATCTGCTCGGGCCGAGTGGCAGCCACTGGCTGGGGACCGATCAGCTCAACCGGGATGTGTTCTCCCGGCTGCTGCACGGGGTCCGCGTGGATCTGCTGATCGCCTTCAGCGCGGTGCCGCTCGGGGCGGTGATCGGATCGCTGGCCGGGTTGCTCGCCAGCGTGAACGAGTTCGCGGATGTGCTGGCGCAGCGGGTTTTCGATCTGATCCTGGCCTTCCCGACCCTCATCTTCGCCATCGCGCTCACCGCCATCACCGGACCCGGCGCGCACGCGGTCGTCATCGTCATCGTCGCCGCCGAGATCCCGATCTTCGGCCGCCAAATCCGCACCGCCGTGCTGGCCGTGCGCGAACAGCCGTTCGTCGAAGCGGCCGAGATCATCGGCGCGAATACCGGCTGGGTCCTGCGTAAACACGTGCTGCCCAATGTGATCGAGCCGCTCGCGGTGCAGTTCGCGCTGTCGCTGTCGCTGGCGGTGTTCGTGGACAGCGCCATGAGCTTCCTCGGCATCGGGGTGCGGCCGCCGGACCCGTCGCTGGGATCGATCATCGCCGAATCCACCCGCAACCTCGACGCCAATCCCGCCATGGCGATCGGCCCGCTGCTGGTGGTCTCGGCGCTGACGCTCGGCTTCCTGTTGATCGCCCAAGCCCTGGGCCGCGCCCGGAGGATCGGATGA
- a CDS encoding dipeptide ABC transporter ATP-binding protein → MTDRETLLTISDLSVRFGDRTVVDGVNVTVALGETVALVGESGSGKSLTARAVLGLLPTGASATGSITLDGAEIVGTPDAELRALRGTRAAMVFQEPQTALNPVQRIGTQIAEALRAHRKTGKAQARARAIELLELVDIPEPAKRVDWYPHQLSGGQKQRVVIALALSGDPDLLIADEPTTALDVTVQAEILHLLRDLQRRNNTAILFITHNLGVVAAIADRVVVMRAGHVIETAPVHALFAAPREDYTRELLSAVPTLPTPVASPIPPADPAAPDSPRHSGVLLAGTHSEGVDPGQKHAGMTETEPPQGWEGPLEAEPVLRVTDLSVVYRRLGKRFQALTDISLTLAPREVVGLVGESGSGKSTLGRAALGLIPAASGEVVLQGVALTGLPRRELRGLRKQVALVHQDVTASLDPRRSIEDSIGEPLRVHRAASGALLRARVGDLLESVRLPRGYAARRPGELSGGQRQRVALARALALAPRLLIADEPTSALDVSVQAQVLDLFADLRAEYGFACLFISHDLAVVHQVADRVVVLREGRIVESGPVTAVFGSPRAEYTRRLLEAVPAADPSRAQRDDEVTVEPLALGA, encoded by the coding sequence ATGACCGACCGCGAAACACTCTTGACCATCAGCGATCTCAGCGTCCGCTTCGGCGACCGGACGGTCGTGGACGGCGTGAACGTCACCGTGGCGCTCGGCGAAACCGTCGCGCTCGTCGGCGAATCCGGGTCCGGCAAATCCCTGACCGCGCGTGCCGTGCTGGGCCTGCTGCCCACCGGCGCGAGCGCCACCGGTTCCATCACGCTCGACGGCGCCGAGATCGTCGGCACCCCCGACGCCGAACTGCGCGCGCTGCGCGGCACCCGCGCCGCCATGGTGTTCCAGGAACCCCAGACCGCGCTGAATCCGGTGCAGCGCATCGGCACCCAGATCGCCGAGGCGCTGCGCGCGCACCGCAAGACCGGCAAGGCACAGGCCCGCGCCCGCGCGATCGAACTGCTCGAACTGGTCGACATCCCCGAACCCGCCAAGCGCGTCGACTGGTACCCGCACCAGCTCTCCGGCGGCCAGAAACAGCGCGTGGTCATCGCCCTGGCCCTCTCCGGCGATCCCGACCTGCTCATCGCCGACGAACCCACCACCGCACTCGACGTCACCGTCCAGGCCGAAATCCTCCACCTACTCCGAGACCTCCAGCGCCGCAACAACACCGCCATCCTGTTCATCACCCACAACCTCGGCGTAGTGGCCGCCATCGCCGACCGCGTCGTGGTCATGCGAGCCGGCCACGTCATCGAAACCGCCCCGGTGCATGCCCTTTTCGCCGCTCCCCGCGAGGACTACACCCGCGAACTCCTCTCCGCGGTCCCTACCCTCCCCACCCCCGTGGCTTCACCGATTCCCCCGGCCGACCCGGCCGCCCCGGATTCACCCCGTCATTCCGGCGTGCTTTTGGCCGGAACCCACAGTGAAGGCGTGGATCCCGGCCAAAAGCACGCCGGGATGACTGAAACCGAGCCGCCGCAGGGCTGGGAGGGACCTTTGGAGGCCGAACCGGTCCTGCGCGTTACCGACCTCTCTGTTGTCTACCGTCGCCTCGGCAAACGCTTCCAAGCCTTGACAGACATCTCCCTGACCCTGGCTCCGCGCGAGGTCGTCGGCCTGGTCGGTGAATCTGGTTCCGGCAAGAGCACTCTCGGCCGCGCCGCCCTCGGACTGATTCCCGCGGCGTCCGGAGAGGTGGTGTTGCAAGGGGTCGCGCTCACCGGCCTGCCGCGTCGCGAACTGCGGGGACTGCGCAAACAGGTGGCTCTGGTCCATCAGGATGTCACCGCGTCACTGGATCCCCGCCGCAGCATCGAGGACTCCATCGGCGAACCACTGCGGGTTCATCGGGCGGCCTCGGGTGCACTGCTGCGGGCTCGGGTCGGCGACCTGCTCGAATCCGTGCGGCTGCCCCGCGGCTACGCCGCCCGTCGCCCTGGCGAACTTTCCGGCGGCCAAAGGCAGCGGGTCGCATTGGCTCGCGCGCTGGCTCTCGCCCCCCGGCTGCTGATCGCGGACGAACCCACCAGCGCCCTGGACGTTTCCGTGCAGGCGCAGGTGCTGGACCTATTCGCGGATCTGCGCGCCGAATACGGGTTCGCCTGCCTTTTCATCAGCCACGACCTCGCGGTGGTTCATCAGGTGGCCGACCGAGTGGTTGTGCTGCGCGAGGGACGCATCGTCGAATCAGGTCCCGTCACCGCAGTTTTCGGTTCGCCACGTGCCGAATACACGCGCCGCCTGCTGGAGGCCGTCCCTGCCGCCGACCCGTCCCGAGCCCAACGGGACGACGAGGTGACCGTCGAGCCTCTGGCACTGGGGGCGTGA
- a CDS encoding ABC transporter permease has translation MIAYLLRRVPSAIAVLFAASVLIFLLLRLVPGDPATTLAGPDASPATIAAIRHQLGLDRSMPAQYVSWLKGVLTGDLGRSYLIGGQIADLIGRGLTNTLVLTLSALLLAVVVSVSLSVSAVLWERKWLNAVVAVFNTVAVAVPAFVTSVLLVLVFAVLVPVLPAGGIPPDGYLAHLDITVQYLLLPSICLALPVTAGLTRFLTESLRTELGRPYVLTARALGIPHRRIVTRGALRNALPTMLTVLGIQTGQLLGGAVLVEAAFAWPGIGELIEQGISRRDYPVVQALLLFSVTVFVILQLTTDVVHAYLDPRIRIGGRA, from the coding sequence ATGATCGCCTATCTGCTGCGCCGGGTGCCCTCGGCGATCGCGGTGCTGTTCGCGGCCTCGGTGCTGATCTTCCTGCTGCTGCGGCTGGTGCCCGGCGATCCGGCGACCACGCTCGCCGGGCCCGACGCGAGCCCGGCGACCATCGCGGCCATCCGCCATCAGCTCGGACTCGACCGGTCGATGCCGGCGCAGTACGTGAGCTGGCTGAAGGGCGTGCTGACCGGTGATCTCGGCCGGTCCTACCTCATCGGCGGCCAGATCGCCGACCTGATCGGGCGCGGGCTCACCAATACGCTCGTGCTGACCCTGTCGGCGCTGCTGCTCGCGGTCGTGGTGAGCGTGTCGCTGAGCGTGTCCGCCGTGCTCTGGGAGCGGAAGTGGCTGAATGCCGTTGTCGCGGTGTTCAATACGGTGGCGGTCGCGGTGCCCGCGTTCGTGACCAGCGTGCTGCTGGTGCTGGTGTTCGCCGTCCTCGTACCGGTGCTGCCCGCGGGCGGCATCCCCCCGGACGGGTACCTGGCGCACCTCGACATCACCGTGCAATACCTGCTGCTGCCCTCGATCTGCCTCGCCCTGCCGGTGACCGCCGGGCTGACCCGATTCCTCACCGAATCGCTGCGCACCGAACTGGGCCGGCCCTACGTGCTGACCGCCCGCGCCCTGGGAATCCCGCACCGCCGCATCGTCACTCGCGGCGCGTTGCGCAATGCCCTGCCCACCATGCTGACCGTCCTCGGCATCCAAACCGGGCAGCTGCTGGGCGGTGCGGTGCTCGTGGAGGCGGCCTTCGCCTGGCCGGGCATCGGAGAACTCATCGAACAGGGCATCAGCCGGCGCGACTACCCGGTAGTGCAGGCCCTCCTGCTGTTCTCCGTAACAGTGTTCGTCATCCTCCAACTCACCACCGACGTCGTACACGCCTACCTCGACCCGCGCATCCGAATCGGCGGCCGCGCATGA